A stretch of Enterobacter cloacae complex sp. ECNIH7 DNA encodes these proteins:
- a CDS encoding LysR family transcriptional regulator produces MSNLQLKPRELKIISVIAATRSIGDAAALLGMAQANVSKYLSDFETRVGLKVFERTTRQLALTQFGEALLPYVNATLDKNTQLVNFIADYKHEKRGKVTIYAPTGIVTYLARHVIHQIEDIGDIRISLKTYNLDRNEFSEGVFFPDDCDILITYAQPKDESLVASVLTKYSVTAFATVDYLNKHPLKGPEDLINHSCILIDSMLVDDANIWRFRVHGSDSVHDYRVTGNYICDNTQTALELARNNLGIVFAPKESLKKELTQGMLVPCFPHQEEWWLDLTAIFRKREYQPWRVQYVLDGVLNCLRQQIAQAAHGRPELGD; encoded by the coding sequence ATGAGTAATTTACAGCTGAAGCCACGCGAATTAAAAATCATATCCGTCATCGCCGCAACTCGCAGCATTGGTGATGCCGCCGCCCTGCTGGGCATGGCGCAGGCCAACGTTAGCAAATATCTGTCTGATTTTGAAACACGGGTTGGACTCAAGGTTTTTGAACGCACCACGCGTCAACTGGCGCTTACTCAGTTCGGTGAAGCGTTACTTCCCTATGTTAACGCCACGCTGGATAAAAATACTCAACTTGTTAATTTCATTGCGGATTACAAGCATGAAAAACGCGGAAAAGTCACGATTTACGCCCCTACGGGTATCGTGACCTATCTCGCGCGTCACGTGATCCATCAGATAGAAGATATCGGTGACATCCGCATCTCCCTGAAAACCTACAACCTCGACCGGAATGAATTTTCAGAAGGCGTTTTCTTCCCGGATGACTGCGATATTTTAATTACCTATGCGCAGCCGAAAGACGAAAGTCTGGTTGCCAGCGTGTTAACAAAATATTCCGTTACAGCATTTGCAACCGTTGATTATTTAAATAAGCATCCCTTAAAGGGACCTGAAGATTTAATTAATCATTCCTGTATTCTCATTGACTCCATGCTGGTCGATGATGCAAATATCTGGCGTTTCCGCGTGCACGGCAGTGATAGCGTGCATGACTACCGGGTGACCGGTAATTATATTTGCGACAATACGCAGACGGCCCTGGAGCTGGCAAGAAATAATCTTGGGATTGTTTTTGCGCCAAAAGAGAGTCTGAAAAAAGAATTAACGCAAGGGATGCTGGTTCCCTGCTTCCCGCATCAGGAAGAGTGGTGGCTCGATCTGACGGCCATCTTCCGCAAACGCGAATACCAGCCCTGGCGCGTGCAATACGTTCTGGATGGCGTTCTGAACTGCCTGCGCCAGCAAATTGCTCAGGCCGCCCATGGACGGCCTGAGCTGGGCGATTAG
- a CDS encoding MipA/OmpV family protein, which yields MTIKYNLLIAATLFATSSAMAGDFSLGAGAVFNESPYKGYNENTTAVPLISYEGDNFYVRQTTGGWILWKDAKNELSLTASWMPLHFDPDDNDDHQMKQLDERKASAFLGGAYYRHESWGSLKVAVSGDATDESGGMIGEVSYFRPIRMERLTLTPSVGIFYSDESYNDYYYGVSGSESRRSGLDEYTAGDSWTPYVGLAAKYQLTQKLYLNASAVYTVLPDDVKNSPMIDRDDSFALMTGLTWRF from the coding sequence ATGACTATTAAATACAATTTACTCATCGCGGCCACGTTATTTGCAACATCCTCAGCAATGGCCGGTGACTTTTCACTAGGAGCGGGGGCTGTATTTAATGAGTCTCCTTACAAAGGCTATAACGAAAATACGACCGCAGTACCGTTAATTAGTTACGAAGGCGACAACTTTTATGTTCGCCAGACCACGGGCGGATGGATCCTGTGGAAAGACGCAAAAAATGAACTCAGCCTGACCGCATCGTGGATGCCGCTGCATTTCGATCCAGATGACAACGACGACCATCAGATGAAACAGCTTGATGAGCGTAAAGCCTCTGCCTTCCTCGGCGGCGCGTACTACCGCCACGAAAGCTGGGGTTCTCTGAAAGTGGCGGTCTCTGGTGATGCCACGGATGAAAGCGGCGGTATGATCGGCGAGGTTTCTTACTTCCGTCCAATCAGGATGGAACGCCTGACCCTGACGCCCTCTGTCGGTATTTTCTATAGCGACGAAAGCTATAACGACTACTACTACGGCGTATCCGGCAGCGAGTCTCGCCGCTCAGGTCTGGATGAATACACCGCCGGTGACAGCTGGACGCCATACGTTGGCCTGGCGGCCAAATATCAGTTAACCCAGAAGCTGTATCTCAACGCCAGCGCGGTCTACACCGTATTGCCTGACGACGTGAAGAACAGCCCGATGATCGACCGCGACGACAGCTTCGCGCTGATGACCGGCCTGACCTGGCGTTTCTGA
- a CDS encoding 4Fe-4S dicluster domain-containing protein, whose translation MNRFIVADAEKCIGCRTCEVACAVSHQDAVSAHAFTPRLQVVKGDDYTTAVGCHQCEDAPCANVCPTHAISRTAGAWLVEQTRCIGCKSCMVACPFGAMQVRLEGNRAQALKCDLCLHREGGPACVEACPTHALRCVDPARLRAERLHNLA comes from the coding sequence ATGAACCGATTTATCGTGGCGGATGCGGAAAAATGCATTGGGTGCCGCACCTGCGAAGTGGCCTGCGCGGTGTCGCATCAGGACGCCGTCTCCGCTCATGCCTTTACGCCCCGCCTTCAGGTGGTTAAGGGGGACGACTACACAACGGCAGTGGGTTGCCATCAGTGCGAGGACGCGCCTTGTGCTAACGTCTGCCCAACCCATGCCATCAGTCGTACGGCGGGAGCCTGGCTCGTTGAGCAGACGCGCTGCATTGGGTGCAAAAGCTGTATGGTGGCGTGTCCGTTTGGGGCGATGCAGGTGCGCCTGGAGGGTAATAGGGCGCAGGCGCTGAAATGTGATTTATGCCTGCATCGCGAAGGCGGACCGGCCTGCGTGGAGGCCTGTCCAACCCACGCGTTGCGATGCGTTGATCCTGCCAGACTACGCGCCGAACGGCTGCATAATCTGGCGTAA
- the avtA gene encoding valine--pyruvate transaminase, with the protein MTFSLFGDKFTRHSGITRLMEDLNDGLRTPGAIMLGGGNPAQIPEMNTYFQTLLAQMLESGKATDALCNYDGPQGKTELLALLAEMLRDELGWDIEPQNIALTNGSQSAFFYLFNLFAGRRADGTTKKVLFPLAPEYIGYADSGLEEDLFVSARPNIELLPEGQFKYHVDFEHLHIGEETGMICVSRPTNPTGNVITDDELMKLDALANQHGIPLVIDNAYGVPFPGIIFSEARPLWNPNIVLCMSLSKLGLPGSRCGIIIANEKIITAITNMNGIISLSPGGIGPAMMCEMIKRNDLLRLSNDVIKPFYYQRVQETIAILRRYLPEERCLIHKPEGAIFLWLWFKDLPITTELLYQRLKKRGVLMVPGDYFFPGLDKPWPHTHQCMRMNYVPDPEKIEAGVKILAEEIEKAWREDGQ; encoded by the coding sequence ATGACGTTTTCACTTTTCGGCGACAAATTTACCCGCCATTCAGGCATTACTCGCCTGATGGAGGACCTCAACGACGGGCTGCGCACACCGGGCGCAATCATGCTCGGCGGCGGAAACCCGGCTCAAATTCCGGAGATGAATACCTATTTCCAGACGCTGCTCGCTCAGATGCTGGAAAGCGGCAAAGCAACCGATGCGCTTTGCAATTACGACGGCCCGCAGGGGAAAACTGAACTGCTGGCACTCCTCGCCGAAATGCTGCGTGACGAGCTGGGTTGGGATATCGAACCACAGAATATTGCACTGACAAACGGCAGCCAGAGCGCGTTTTTCTACTTGTTTAATCTGTTCGCAGGGCGTCGCGCCGACGGCACCACCAAAAAAGTGCTGTTCCCGCTGGCGCCGGAGTATATCGGCTACGCCGATTCCGGCCTGGAAGAGGATCTGTTCGTCTCCGCGCGCCCGAACATCGAGCTGCTGCCGGAAGGCCAGTTCAAATATCACGTCGATTTTGAACACCTGCATATTGGTGAAGAGACGGGCATGATCTGCGTATCGCGCCCGACTAACCCAACGGGCAACGTGATCACCGACGACGAACTGATGAAGCTGGATGCGCTGGCGAATCAGCACGGCATTCCGCTGGTGATCGATAACGCCTACGGCGTGCCGTTCCCGGGCATTATCTTCAGCGAAGCGCGTCCGCTGTGGAACCCGAACATTGTCCTGTGCATGAGCCTCTCTAAGCTGGGTCTGCCGGGCAGCCGCTGCGGCATCATCATCGCCAACGAGAAAATCATCACCGCCATAACCAATATGAACGGCATTATCAGCCTTTCACCGGGCGGCATTGGCCCGGCGATGATGTGCGAAATGATTAAGCGCAACGACCTGCTGCGTCTGTCCAATGACGTGATCAAGCCATTCTATTACCAGCGCGTTCAGGAGACGATTGCGATACTTCGCCGCTACTTGCCGGAAGAACGCTGCCTGATCCATAAACCTGAAGGGGCGATTTTCCTGTGGCTGTGGTTTAAGGATTTGCCTATCACCACCGAACTGCTCTACCAGCGCCTGAAAAAGCGCGGCGTGCTGATGGTACCAGGCGATTATTTCTTCCCGGGGCTGGATAAGCCGTGGCCGCATACACACCAGTGCATGCGCATGAACTACGTGCCCGATCCGGAAAAAATCGAAGCGGGTGTTAAAATTCTCGCCGAAGAAATTGAAAAAGCCTGGCGCGAAGACGGTCAGTAA
- a CDS encoding alpha-amylase, producing the protein MKRTALAFLMLPALAHADWSSPGFNAFTAEGTGVFTSQAKLAKGTRPLTLSFDKTCWQPADAIKLNEMLSLKPCDGTPPQWRLFRDGDYQMRIDTRSGTPTLMLTIQSTAEQPVANVIRQCPKWDGKPLTLDVSSTFPEGSVVRDYYSKQTATVQNGKITLQPAANSNGLLLLERAETDRPAPFSWQNATVYFVLTDRYVNGDPGNDNSYGRHKDGMQEIGTFHGGDLKGLAGKLDYLQQLGVNALWISSPLEQIHGWVGGGTKGDFPHYAYHGYYTQDWTRLDANMGTEDDLRHLVDEAHKRGIHVLFDIVMNHVGYATLADMQEFQFGALYLQGDELKKTLGERWTDWKPGAGQSWHSFNDYINFSDKAAWEKWWGKKWIRTDIGDYDNPGFDDLTMSLAFLPDLKTESTTPSGLPNFYQHKPDTHAKAIPGYTPRDYLTHWLSQWVRDYGIDGFRVDTAKHVELAAWQQLKDQASQALAAWKGANPDKKLDNAPFWMTGESWGHGVMQSDYYRHGFDAMINFDYQEQAAKAVDCLADMDLTWQQMAEKLQSFNVLSYLSSHDTRLFREGGQRAAELLLLAPGSVQIYYGDESERPFGPTGSDPLQGTRSDMNWQDVTGKQALTVAHWQTLGQFRARHPAIGEGKQTTLSLKEGYGFVREHMGDKVMVVWAGNQ; encoded by the coding sequence ATGAAACGTACCGCATTAGCCTTTCTGATGTTACCCGCACTGGCGCATGCCGACTGGTCATCGCCGGGGTTTAACGCATTTACCGCCGAAGGCACCGGTGTCTTCACCAGCCAGGCAAAGCTTGCGAAGGGTACGCGTCCTCTGACGCTGAGTTTTGACAAGACGTGCTGGCAGCCTGCGGATGCGATAAAACTCAATGAGATGCTGTCGCTCAAGCCCTGTGACGGCACGCCGCCGCAGTGGCGCCTTTTCCGCGACGGTGACTACCAGATGCGGATTGATACCCGCTCCGGCACGCCCACCCTCATGCTGACGATTCAGAGTACCGCAGAACAGCCGGTTGCAAACGTTATCCGCCAGTGTCCGAAGTGGGACGGCAAACCGCTGACGCTGGACGTCAGCAGTACCTTCCCGGAAGGCTCCGTGGTGCGCGACTACTACAGTAAACAGACGGCGACGGTGCAGAATGGAAAAATCACCCTGCAGCCAGCCGCTAACAGTAACGGCCTGCTGCTGCTTGAGCGCGCCGAAACCGACAGGCCGGCGCCGTTTAGCTGGCAAAACGCCACCGTCTATTTTGTGCTGACCGACCGTTATGTGAATGGTGACCCGGGCAACGACAACAGCTACGGTCGTCATAAAGACGGTATGCAAGAGATTGGCACCTTCCACGGCGGGGATCTCAAAGGACTTGCCGGCAAGCTCGATTATTTACAGCAGTTGGGGGTGAACGCGCTCTGGATAAGCTCCCCGCTTGAGCAGATCCACGGCTGGGTAGGCGGTGGCACCAAAGGAGATTTCCCCCACTACGCCTATCACGGCTACTACACCCAGGACTGGACCAGGCTCGACGCCAACATGGGCACCGAAGATGATTTACGCCATCTTGTCGACGAAGCGCACAAGCGCGGGATCCACGTTCTGTTTGATATCGTTATGAACCACGTTGGCTATGCCACGCTGGCAGACATGCAGGAATTTCAGTTTGGTGCCCTGTACCTTCAGGGTGATGAGCTGAAAAAGACGCTGGGAGAACGCTGGACGGACTGGAAGCCGGGCGCGGGCCAAAGCTGGCACAGCTTTAACGACTACATCAACTTTAGCGACAAAGCCGCATGGGAAAAATGGTGGGGCAAGAAATGGATCCGCACGGACATCGGCGATTACGACAACCCTGGCTTCGACGATTTGACCATGTCGCTGGCATTTCTGCCGGATCTGAAAACGGAATCCACGACGCCTTCCGGATTGCCTAACTTTTACCAACACAAGCCCGACACCCACGCGAAGGCCATCCCGGGATATACCCCGCGCGATTATCTGACCCACTGGCTGAGCCAGTGGGTACGTGACTACGGCATCGACGGTTTCCGGGTGGATACGGCGAAACACGTTGAGCTTGCGGCCTGGCAACAGCTGAAAGACCAGGCAAGCCAGGCGCTGGCCGCCTGGAAAGGGGCGAACCCGGATAAAAAGCTCGACAACGCACCCTTCTGGATGACCGGGGAATCCTGGGGGCACGGGGTGATGCAAAGCGATTATTACCGCCACGGTTTTGATGCGATGATTAACTTTGATTATCAGGAGCAGGCGGCAAAAGCAGTGGATTGTCTGGCAGATATGGATCTCACCTGGCAGCAGATGGCGGAAAAGCTGCAAAGCTTCAACGTGCTGAGCTATCTCTCATCACACGATACGCGTCTGTTCCGCGAAGGGGGCCAGCGAGCTGCGGAGCTGCTTCTGTTAGCACCGGGCAGCGTACAAATCTATTACGGGGATGAATCCGAGCGTCCGTTCGGGCCGACAGGTTCTGACCCATTACAGGGCACCCGATCAGATATGAACTGGCAGGACGTCACGGGTAAGCAGGCCCTAACCGTCGCCCACTGGCAAACGCTGGGCCAGTTCCGCGCCCGCCATCCGGCGATCGGTGAAGGCAAGCAAACCACATTGTCGCTGAAAGAGGGATATGGCTTCGTGCGCGAGCACATGGGCGATAAGGTGATGGTGGTATGGGCAGGTAATCAATAA
- a CDS encoding protein bax, producing the protein MISTPIRRYGAAILMLLTTAFSGEVLAKTHTDTTSKKAHVIKTTSSKVSSKQEYSRNSAKSSSLPDLRKYPSGTPRKKAFLRTVMPYITSQNAAITADRNWLISKQYDSRWSPSERARLKDITKRYKLSWNGNTRRVPWNALLERVDIIPGSMVATMAAAESGWGTSKLARSNNNLFGMKCVKGRCNNAPGKVKGYSQFESVKDSVSAYVVNLNTHPAYSSFRKSRAQLRKADQEVTASTMIHKLKGYSTKGQSYNNYLFAMYQDNQRLIAAHM; encoded by the coding sequence ATGATATCGACTCCCATTCGACGATATGGGGCTGCGATACTCATGTTACTCACCACGGCATTTTCGGGTGAGGTGCTTGCGAAGACGCACACGGATACAACGAGTAAGAAAGCCCACGTAATAAAGACGACAAGTAGTAAGGTTAGCAGTAAACAAGAGTATTCTCGCAATAGTGCAAAGAGTAGTTCACTTCCTGATTTGCGAAAATACCCTTCCGGAACACCAAGGAAAAAAGCGTTTCTCCGGACGGTAATGCCTTACATCACGAGTCAAAATGCCGCGATTACTGCGGATCGTAACTGGCTGATTTCCAAACAGTACGATAGCCGCTGGTCGCCGTCAGAGCGCGCGCGTCTGAAAGATATCACGAAGCGCTACAAGCTGAGCTGGAACGGTAACACCCGTCGTGTGCCGTGGAATGCTCTCCTTGAGCGTGTAGATATCATCCCGGGCAGCATGGTTGCTACCATGGCTGCTGCCGAAAGCGGCTGGGGTACTTCTAAGCTTGCGCGTAGCAACAACAACCTTTTCGGCATGAAATGTGTGAAAGGTCGTTGTAATAATGCCCCTGGCAAGGTGAAAGGCTATTCGCAGTTTGAATCTGTGAAAGATTCCGTCAGCGCTTACGTAGTGAATCTGAACACGCACCCGGCCTACTCATCGTTCCGTAAATCACGCGCTCAGCTGCGTAAAGCGGACCAGGAGGTGACGGCCAGTACGATGATCCACAAGCTGAAAGGTTATTCGACAAAGGGACAGAGCTATAACAACTATCTGTTCGCCATGTACCAGGATAACCAGCGTTTAATCGCCGCCCATATGTAA
- the xylR gene encoding D-xylose utilization transcriptional activator XylR (D-xylose enhances binding of XylR to the xyl promoter and activates transcription.) — protein sequence MFEKRHRITLLFNANKAYDRQVVEGVGEYLQASQSEWDIFIEEDFRTRLENIKDWLGDGVIADYDDPVIEQLLTDVDVPIVGVGGSYHAPEHYPPVHYIATDNHALVEAAFLHLKEKGVHRFAFYGLPATSGKRWAVEREHAFCQLVAQEKYRGVVYQGLETAPENWQHAQNRLADWLQTLPPQTGIIAVTDARARHVLQVCEHLHIPVPEKLCVIGIDNEELTRYLSRVALSSVAQGTRQMGYQAAKLLHRLLDKESLPLQRLLVPPVRVVERRSTDYRSLSDPAVIQAMHYIRNHACKGIKVDQVLDSVGISRSNLEKRFKEEVGETIHAVIHAEKLEKARSLLISTSLSINEISQMCGYPSLQYFYSVFRKEYDTTPKEYRDRHSEVLI from the coding sequence ATGTTTGAAAAGCGTCACCGCATTACGTTGTTATTCAATGCCAATAAAGCCTACGACCGTCAGGTGGTGGAAGGTGTTGGTGAATATTTGCAGGCGTCGCAATCTGAATGGGACATTTTTATTGAAGAAGATTTTCGCACCCGTCTGGAGAACATCAAAGACTGGCTGGGCGATGGCGTCATTGCCGACTATGACGATCCCGTCATTGAGCAGCTGCTGACCGACGTCGATGTCCCGATAGTGGGCGTCGGCGGCTCCTATCATGCGCCCGAACACTATCCGCCGGTCCACTATATTGCCACCGATAACCATGCCCTGGTCGAGGCCGCCTTTCTCCATTTAAAAGAAAAAGGCGTCCATCGCTTCGCGTTTTATGGGTTACCAGCCACCAGCGGCAAGCGCTGGGCCGTTGAGCGAGAACACGCATTTTGCCAGCTGGTCGCACAGGAGAAGTATCGCGGCGTGGTGTACCAGGGGCTGGAGACCGCGCCGGAAAACTGGCAGCACGCGCAAAACCGCCTGGCGGACTGGCTGCAAACGCTGCCGCCGCAAACCGGTATTATCGCCGTGACGGACGCTCGCGCGCGGCACGTGCTGCAGGTCTGCGAACACTTACACATTCCGGTGCCCGAAAAGCTGTGCGTGATTGGCATAGATAACGAAGAACTGACCCGCTATCTGTCTCGCGTGGCGCTCTCCTCCGTTGCTCAGGGCACGCGTCAGATGGGCTATCAGGCGGCGAAGCTGCTGCATCGTCTGCTGGATAAAGAATCTCTGCCGCTTCAGCGTTTGCTCGTGCCTCCTGTCCGCGTCGTGGAGCGTCGCTCAACCGATTATCGCTCCTTAAGCGACCCGGCCGTCATTCAGGCCATGCACTACATTCGCAACCACGCCTGCAAAGGGATTAAGGTCGATCAGGTGCTGGATTCGGTGGGCATTTCGCGTTCGAATCTGGAGAAGCGTTTTAAAGAAGAGGTAGGCGAAACCATTCATGCCGTCATCCATGCTGAAAAGCTGGAGAAAGCACGCAGCCTGCTCATTTCTACGTCACTGTCGATCAACGAAATCTCGCAGATGTGCGGTTACCCGTCTCTGCAATACTTCTATTCGGTGTTCCGCAAAGAGTATGACACCACGCCGAAGGAGTATCGGGATCGCCACAGCGAGGTGCTGATATAG
- the xylH gene encoding xylose ABC transporter permease XylH, with protein MSKSNPSDIKVAVPTPGAFAGLKALNLQVFVMIAAIIVIMLFFTWMTDGSYLSARNVSNLLRQTAITGILAVGMVFVIISAEIDLSVGSMMGLLGGVAAIFDVWLGWPLPLTVAVTLVLGLVLGAWNGWWVAYRKVPSFIVTLAGMLAFRGILIGITNGTTVSPTSAAMSQIGQSYLSDSVGFTLGVVGLLGFVAWQWRGRMRRQALGLASPASTSVVGRQALTAVIVLGAIWLLNDYRGVPTPVLLLALLLLAGMFMATRTAFGRRIYAIGGNLEAARLSGINVERTKLAVFAINGLMVAIAGLILSSRLGAGSPSAGNIAELDAIAACVIGGTSLAGGIGSVAGAVMGAFIMASLDNGMSMMDVPTFWQYIVKGAILLLAVWMDSATKRRA; from the coding sequence ATGTCGAAAAGCAATCCGTCTGATATCAAAGTCGCTGTTCCGACGCCCGGTGCATTCGCAGGGCTAAAAGCGCTTAACCTGCAGGTTTTCGTGATGATCGCGGCCATTATCGTCATCATGCTGTTCTTTACCTGGATGACCGATGGCTCGTACTTAAGCGCGCGTAACGTCTCCAACCTGCTCCGCCAGACCGCCATCACCGGCATTCTGGCCGTGGGCATGGTGTTCGTGATTATCTCCGCGGAGATCGACCTGTCGGTCGGGTCGATGATGGGTCTACTCGGCGGCGTGGCGGCGATTTTTGACGTCTGGCTCGGGTGGCCGCTGCCGCTGACCGTGGCGGTCACGCTGGTGCTGGGTCTGGTTCTGGGTGCCTGGAACGGCTGGTGGGTTGCCTACCGTAAGGTGCCATCGTTCATTGTCACCCTGGCGGGGATGCTGGCCTTTCGCGGGATCTTAATCGGCATCACTAACGGCACCACCGTCTCCCCGACCAGTGCAGCCATGTCGCAGATTGGCCAGAGTTACCTCTCAGATAGCGTGGGCTTTACCCTCGGTGTGGTGGGGTTGCTGGGGTTTGTCGCGTGGCAGTGGCGTGGACGCATGCGTCGTCAGGCGCTGGGGCTGGCTTCTCCGGCGTCAACTTCGGTGGTGGGGCGTCAGGCGCTCACGGCGGTCATTGTGCTGGGCGCCATCTGGCTTCTGAACGACTATCGCGGTGTCCCGACACCCGTCCTGCTGCTGGCGCTTTTACTGCTGGCCGGTATGTTTATGGCGACGCGCACCGCATTTGGCCGCCGTATTTATGCCATTGGCGGCAACCTTGAAGCTGCCCGCCTCTCGGGTATCAATGTCGAGCGTACCAAGCTGGCGGTCTTCGCCATTAACGGCCTGATGGTCGCTATCGCCGGGCTGATCCTCAGCTCGCGTCTGGGCGCCGGTTCTCCCTCCGCCGGTAACATCGCCGAGCTGGATGCTATCGCCGCCTGCGTCATTGGTGGCACCAGCCTCGCAGGGGGTATCGGGAGCGTGGCGGGCGCGGTCATGGGGGCATTTATCATGGCGTCGTTGGATAACGGGATGAGTATGATGGACGTCCCGACGTTTTGGCAGTATATCGTCAAGGGGGCCATTCTTTTACTCGCAGTCTGGATGGACTCGGCCACCAAGCGACGGGCCTGA
- a CDS encoding xylose ABC transporter ATP-binding protein, translated as MPYLLEMKSITKRFGTVKAVDNVSLRLNPGEVVSLCGENGSGKSTLMKVLCGIYPHGSYEGEIVFAGEVIQATHIRDTERKGIAIIHQELALVKHLTVLENIFLGAEISHRGVLDYDTMTLRCEKLLAQVSLNISPDTRVGDLGLGQQQLVEIAKALNKQVRLLILDEPTASLTEQETAVLLNIIRDLQNHGIACIYISHKLNEVKAISDTICVIRDGQHIGTREAAGMSEDDIITMMVGRELTALYPNEPHAKGDEVLRVENLTAWHPVNRHIKRVNNVSFSLHSGEILGIAGLVGAGRTEAVQCLFGVWPGRWEGTVYIDGQPVKIDNCQQAIAHGIAMVPEDRKKDGIVPVMAVGKNITLAALDRFSGALSSLDDAAEQQCILQSLARLKVKTSSPELAIGRLSGGNQQKAILARCLLLNPRILILDEPTRGIDIGAKYEIYKLINQLVQQGIAVIVISSELPEVLGLSDRVLVMHEGKLKANLINQNLTQEQVMEAALRSERHVEKQSV; from the coding sequence ATGCCCTATTTACTTGAAATGAAAAGCATCACCAAGCGCTTCGGCACGGTGAAAGCCGTCGACAACGTTAGCCTCCGGTTGAACCCCGGCGAAGTGGTTTCGCTGTGCGGCGAGAACGGCTCGGGCAAGTCGACGCTGATGAAAGTGCTGTGCGGGATCTACCCACACGGCAGCTACGAAGGCGAAATCGTCTTTGCCGGCGAAGTGATTCAGGCGACACACATCCGCGATACCGAGCGCAAAGGCATCGCCATCATTCACCAGGAGCTGGCGCTGGTGAAGCATCTCACCGTGCTGGAGAACATCTTCCTCGGGGCCGAAATTTCCCACCGCGGCGTGCTGGATTACGACACCATGACGCTCCGCTGCGAAAAGCTGCTGGCGCAGGTGAGCCTCAACATTTCACCGGATACCCGCGTGGGGGATCTGGGCCTCGGGCAACAGCAGCTGGTCGAAATAGCGAAAGCGCTTAATAAGCAGGTCAGGCTGCTGATCCTTGATGAGCCCACGGCCTCGCTCACCGAACAGGAAACCGCGGTTCTGCTCAACATCATCCGCGATCTGCAAAACCACGGCATCGCCTGCATCTACATTTCGCACAAGCTGAACGAGGTCAAAGCCATTTCGGACACCATCTGCGTGATCCGCGACGGGCAGCACATCGGCACGCGTGAAGCCGCAGGCATGAGTGAAGATGACATCATCACCATGATGGTGGGCCGCGAGCTGACGGCGCTCTACCCGAATGAGCCTCACGCTAAGGGCGATGAAGTGCTGCGCGTGGAAAACCTGACCGCGTGGCACCCCGTTAACCGCCACATCAAGCGCGTCAATAACGTCTCGTTTTCCCTTCACAGCGGTGAAATTCTTGGGATTGCTGGCCTCGTCGGTGCCGGGCGCACCGAAGCCGTACAGTGCCTGTTTGGCGTGTGGCCGGGGCGCTGGGAGGGCACGGTTTATATCGACGGTCAGCCGGTGAAAATCGACAACTGCCAGCAGGCGATTGCCCACGGCATTGCCATGGTGCCGGAAGATCGTAAGAAAGACGGCATCGTACCGGTGATGGCAGTGGGTAAAAACATTACGCTTGCGGCACTCGATCGATTCTCCGGCGCGCTGAGCAGCCTGGACGATGCCGCCGAGCAGCAGTGCATCCTCCAGTCGCTTGCCCGGCTGAAGGTCAAAACCTCCTCGCCGGAGCTGGCGATAGGCCGCCTGAGCGGGGGAAACCAGCAGAAGGCGATTCTGGCGCGCTGCCTGCTTCTCAATCCACGCATATTAATCCTTGATGAGCCCACGCGCGGGATTGATATCGGTGCCAAATATGAAATCTACAAACTGATTAATCAGCTTGTACAGCAAGGGATTGCCGTCATTGTCATTTCGTCTGAGTTACCCGAAGTGCTCGGCCTGAGCGACCGCGTGCTGGTCATGCACGAGGGAAAACTGAAAGCCAACCTGATTAACCAGAACCTGACGCAGGAGCAGGTGATGGAAGCCGCTTTAAGGAGCGAACGTCATGTCGAAAAGCAATCCGTCTGA